TAGATCAAGAATCTGAGTATAAAATTACGTGATTAGCAAAAGATTTTGAAAGTTTTATAAGGGGGCTTGTAAATGGGGAAGTTTACGCTTAAATATGTTCAATAGAAAGAAAGCAGAGGCGAATTCCCCTCTGCTTTTTATTTACCATAACTTAAATCCTTTCGAACCAGGAGGAGCGTTTTGAATCATATCGATAAAGGGAATCGTGTAAGCAAATAAAATAAGGAGCGCTGTAATGCCAATCCAAAGTTTCCAATTATCGAAAACCATCGGTGTGTGTTCAGATGCATCAGCCACTTCGCCGATTGGAAATTCCGTTTTCCCTTTTGGAGCGAAGAAGACAAGGTCTAAGTAGATAATAATTGCAATGACAATACCTACAAATAAAATTGCTCCACCGACTGCTTGTGCAATTTGATATGGAATCCATTCGAGTGCTTGTTGTGCATTTCCATATGTTGAAAAAGCAGAGCGGCGCGGTGCCCCGAGGAGCCCAGCGAAGTGCATACCAGCGGACATAAAGAACATACCAATGGACCATACACAAGTTTGAATAATAGCAAGTCGGTTCATTTCCTTTGTCATAATGCGTCCTGTTAAATGCGGGATGAGCCAATAACTAATGCCGAAAAAGGTTAGTACGACAGATGTTGCTAATGTTAAATGGAAATGCCCCGTTATCCATACAGTATTATGAACCACCTGATTTAGTTGGTTACTTGCGTTGACAAGGCCACCTGCACCAGCTGGAATAAACATGAGCATACCAACGAATGGTGCGAAGAATCTAGCGTCTCCCCAAGGAAGCATTCGAAGCCATCCAAATAATCCGGTAGCACCTTTAGAGTGACCGAATTGTTCAAATGTAGCGAATAAAGAGAATGCAGTCATCAGTGACGGTATGACAACCATGAATGTTAATACAACCTGTAAGTATTTCCAGCCTGGATCAATACCAGGCTCTGTTAATTGGTGATGAAATCCTACAGGCATAGAGAACAGTAAAAATAAAATGAATGATAAGCGAGCTAATGAATCACTAAAAATTTTCCCACCAATAATTTTAGGGAGAATAACATACCAAGCCATATAAGCTGGAAGGAGCCAAAAATATACGAGCGGATGACCGAAATACCAAAATAAAGTTCGGCTAACTAATACATCGATTTTATCAACGAATCCTAAGCTCCACGGAATAAATTGTATAAGTGCAGCAGCAGCAACGCCAATTGTAGCTACGAGCCATAGCGCCATTGTGACAACAGCCATGAAGCTTAATAATGGACCTATTTTTCCTTTATTATGTTTTTTCCATGCTCGGTATTGAGCAAACATTGCAAATCCACTGAGCCAACTACCAATGATAACGAGAGTAAGTCCGATATAAAATCCTGGATGTGCTTTTAATGGGGCGTAGAAGGTATAAAGTACGGTTGCCTTATTAAGTAGGATGAAAATTGTAGTAATTGTAGTTCCGATTGTCATAAGCCAAAAGCCAATCCAACCTGTTTTTCGAACACCATTCGATAAAACACCGGTTGTTTTACTCATACAGGCGAATAAGAAACCAATAATAAAAAATGTTGTTAATACGAGTCCGAGTAATACCCCATGAGTCGTTAATATTTGATAGTATCCAATATCAGCAGGTAAATTAAATTTCCCTGATCGGACGAGAACTTGTAATAATCCGCATAATCCTCCTAAAAAGAGAGCGATAAAAGCAACATGAATATGGGCGATTGCTAGCTTTGCATCTCGTTTACTTATTTTATCTTGTAGTACAATCATTTGTCCGTCACCTCCACTTTCGCGCTCATCATATGATGGCCAGTACCACAATATTCGTTACAAACAATTAAATATTCCCCAGACTTTTGAAAAACTTGAGAAGCAGTGCTTACATACCCTGGTTCAACCATCATATTGACGTTTGTCCCAGCAATTTCAAAACCGTGTACAACATCTTGTGTTGTAACGACGAAGTCCACTTTTGCACCTTTTGGTACTTTAATTGTATTTGGTGTAAAGGAAAAAGCTTGAGCAATGATAGTAACTTGGTAATGATTCTTACCAACTTGTTTTACACCCGGAGTATCGAAGGGCGCTGTTGCATGTACTTTTTCAGGATCAATTGTTGTTAAACAACTAGGTGGTTTATTTCCCATATAAAAGGCGCTAATTCCTAAAACAGCTAAAAATACGAATAGTGAACTGACACCAAATATAAGCCAGATTTTTTCGTATTTGTGTAAGTGCATATCCACCATCTCCTTTTTTCAAAACGATATGTTATAGCCGATTAACGAAAATTTGATAGACGCTAAACCAGGTGAAGATAATGAAAAAACCAATGAAGAAAACAGAGATTAAAGTCCCTTTTAATGAACTTTTTTGAGTGCTCTCATTTTCTGTTTCGTGTAATTTATGCTCCCCCATAGTAGCCCTCCTTGGTTAAATGAAATCTTACGTTTTTATAATACAAAAAATTTAGATGATTTAGTTATGTTCAAATATGCTTTCAAAAAGTGTTCATTGATACAATAAAAACTATGTTTATAATGAGAACCTATCAAATCACGTTTTTTTACAAATTTTAACTTGGAGAGTTGTGAAAGAAATGTGAAGTGCATATTGTTTTGAAATTTTTAAGAATGGTGTATCATTACATTTAGACGGATGGAACGCGTGTAATAAGGGAAATAAGGAGAGGTTTTAT
The DNA window shown above is from Bacillus clarus and carries:
- a CDS encoding cytochrome c oxidase subunit 2A; translation: MGEHKLHETENESTQKSSLKGTLISVFFIGFFIIFTWFSVYQIFVNRL
- a CDS encoding cytochrome c oxidase subunit II, with the translated sequence MHLHKYEKIWLIFGVSSLFVFLAVLGISAFYMGNKPPSCLTTIDPEKVHATAPFDTPGVKQVGKNHYQVTIIAQAFSFTPNTIKVPKGAKVDFVVTTQDVVHGFEIAGTNVNMMVEPGYVSTASQVFQKSGEYLIVCNEYCGTGHHMMSAKVEVTDK
- a CDS encoding b(o/a)3-type cytochrome-c oxidase subunit 1, which translates into the protein MIVLQDKISKRDAKLAIAHIHVAFIALFLGGLCGLLQVLVRSGKFNLPADIGYYQILTTHGVLLGLVLTTFFIIGFLFACMSKTTGVLSNGVRKTGWIGFWLMTIGTTITTIFILLNKATVLYTFYAPLKAHPGFYIGLTLVIIGSWLSGFAMFAQYRAWKKHNKGKIGPLLSFMAVVTMALWLVATIGVAAAALIQFIPWSLGFVDKIDVLVSRTLFWYFGHPLVYFWLLPAYMAWYVILPKIIGGKIFSDSLARLSFILFLLFSMPVGFHHQLTEPGIDPGWKYLQVVLTFMVVIPSLMTAFSLFATFEQFGHSKGATGLFGWLRMLPWGDARFFAPFVGMLMFIPAGAGGLVNASNQLNQVVHNTVWITGHFHLTLATSVVLTFFGISYWLIPHLTGRIMTKEMNRLAIIQTCVWSIGMFFMSAGMHFAGLLGAPRRSAFSTYGNAQQALEWIPYQIAQAVGGAILFVGIVIAIIIYLDLVFFAPKGKTEFPIGEVADASEHTPMVFDNWKLWIGITALLILFAYTIPFIDMIQNAPPGSKGFKLW